The sequence GCGCGCGACCTCCTTCATCTTTTCGTAGGGCGGGTTGCCGCCGAAGTCCGACGAGATGATCGCGTCGTCGCCGAGCATTTCGGAGACGAGCGAGTTGGCGCCGCCGCCGAACGTCGGCGCGAGGATCGTGCCGCGCTCATTGATCACGTAGACGTCGCTTTGGCCCTGGTAGGTGCGCAGCTGGTTGATCTCCGATTCGAAGTCGGAGAAGTCGACGGCAAAGAGGTGGGCGGGCAGATTCAGGCGCTGCCAGCGCGGGTCGTCGCGATCGAACCCGCATTTGAAATCGCAGGCGACGGGTGTCAAGCGCCCGTCCTTGCCGGGCTGCATGCGGATCGGATTCAGCTCGAGCGTGGTCATGCCGAAGTTGTGATACAGCTCCCAGAGCTTCGGCAGATGCTGGACGAGCGGCGAGATGATTTCCTTCGGCGCGTTCAGCTGCGAGAGCGCGTTGGCGACGACGAACGCCTTCAAGCCCGTGAGCGGATCGAACGGCACTTGCGCGATCATGCCGGGCTCGAGCTCTTCGATGTCGACGCCGCCGTGATGCGTGAGCGTCATCGTGGGCGCGCGAAAGTGCGTCGAATCGGAGATCGAGAAGTAGACCTCGTGCTCGGCCGGCACCGCGCCTTCGAATGTCACGCCGTTCGCCTTCGCGCACTGATTGCCGTGGCGGTGCTCGACGAAGTAGAGGCGCTCTTTTTCCTTCAAAGCGGTCCTTAAGTCGCTCGCGCGGCCCACGAGCCCGGCCTTGCCTTTCTTGCCCACGCCGCCTTTGAACACGGGCTTCACGAACACGGAACCGTGGCGGTCGATCAGCGCCTTGATCTGCTCTTCGCTGGCATCGGGGCCGAGCACGTCGGCGGTCGGAAATCCGCCAAATTGCAGCAGTTTCGAGCCGTACAGCATTCCGGTGACTTGCATAGCGTCTCCTTGCGGGGCGTTCCCTGACGGATGGGTTGATGCGGGTGTCGAGGCTGTTGCCGACCTGCGCCGTGCGGCGGCGGGCGCGGCTAAGCCAAAGGAAAAGGGGCGACTAGCGAAGGGCGGTCGCGTAAGCGGGGCGGCGTGGGGTCACGGTTGTCTCCATAGAGCGGCTCGGACGCCGCGTGTCGTTCATGCTGTGCCGGCGGCAACGAGGCGTTGCGCGCGGGACGGGTTTGTCGCGGGAGACAACGCAATGTGTATGCCATGCGCACGAGGGCTTTGTCGCGAGGCGTGCGCCTTTGATTTGATTGAGTTTTTTGTGAAGGAGCCGGAGGCGGGTGAGGGCCTCCGGCTTAAAACTCAGAATCGGGACGTTTGCGTGGCCGAAATCTCGGCCTCGGAGGATCAGTCAGGTAATTCCCTAGTCCCACTTCCATCCATGTGCGGCCTCTGGTATAACTCCGCCCCAAGCTGATTACGTTTTAGCTGAGAGAATAACGATGCCGCAGCAGGTACGGCGTCAAGGGCACCCAAGGAGGCTGCGATGGCACGCGTTGTGGTGGTGGGCAGCATCAACATGGACCTGGTGACGGAAACCGATACGTTTCCGCGCCTCGGCGAGACGCTGTTCGGCAAGCGCTTTGCGCAATATCCGGGCGGCAAGGGCGCGAACCAGGCGGTGGCGGCGGCGCGTCTCGGGGCCGAGGTCACGATGATCGGCTGCGTCGGCGCCGATGCGTTCGGCGACGCGATGAAGGCGATGCTCGTGAACGAGGGCGTCGATACGCGCTGGGTGTCCACTGGGCGCGAGGCCACGGGAATCGCGGCGATCACGCTGTCCGCGGGCGACAACGCAATCGTCGTGGTGCCGGGCGCGAATCACGAGCTGTCGCCGGCCGACGTCGATCGCGCCGAGCAAGCGTTTCACGATGCCGACGTCGTGCTCGCCCAGCTCGAAGTGCCGCTCGCGACCGTGCGCCATGCGGCGCGCGTCGCGCACGCATACGGCAAGCCGTTCTTCCTGAACCCGGCGCCTGCCGTGGCGCTCCCCGACGAGCTGCTCGAGCTGACCACGCTGCTCACGCCGAACGAACACGAGCTCGCGACCGCGCTGCAGACCCACGGCGCCGACTGGAAGGCCGTGCTGCAACGCATGCCGGGCCGCATCGCGATGACGCACGGCAAGGACGGCGCGTACTACACGACCGACGACGGCGACCTGCAACATCAGCCGGGCTTTGCCGTGCAGGCGGTCGATACGACCGGCGCCGGCGATACCTTCAACGGTGCGCTCGCGGCGTTCTGGCATCTGGGCGTCGCCGAGGCGATGCGCCGCGCAAACGCGGCCGGCGCGCTGTCGGTCACGCGCGCAGGCGCGCAAGGCGGCATGCCTACCCTTTCCGAACTCGAACGGTTCCTCACGAATCCCTGATGAAAAAACTCGGACACCTGAATCGCGACATCGCGCGCGTCCTCGCCGGCATGGGCCATACCGACAGCCTCGTGATCGCCGACTGCGGCCTGCCGATTCCCGATGGCGTCGAATGCATCGATGTCTCGCTGAAGATCGGCACGCCCGGCTTCTTCGACGTGCTCGATACCGTGCTCGCCGACTTCAAAGTCGAGCGCGCGGTGTTCGCCAGCGAAAGCCTCACGCAGAACACCGCGGTCGCAGGCCGCGCCGGGCAATTCGCGAAGACGGGCGTCGGCATCGAATACGTCGCGCACGAGGACTTCAAGCGCCTGTGCAAGCACGCCAAAGCGGTGATCCGCACGGGAGAGTGCAGCCCGTACGCGAATGTGATCCTGCATTCGGGCGTGATTTTCTAAGTTTCCAAGAGGCGAGCGATGCAAGTCACCCTGCACGGCATCTGCAAGGCGTTCGGGCCGGTGCGCGTGCTCGAAAACGTCGACTTCAACATCGGCGCCGGCGAGATCCATGCGCTGATGGGCGAAAACGGCGCGGGCAAATCGACGCTGATGAAGATCCTCTCCGGCGTCTACCAGGCCGACGCGGGCGAGATCGCCATCGACGGCAAGTCCGTGCAGATCCGCCATACCGTCGACGCCGAGCGCCTCGGCATCGCGATCATCCACCAGGAACTGAATCTGATCCCGCAACTGACGGTGATGGAGAACCTGTTCCTCGGGCGCGAGCCGCGCCGCTTCGGCGTGGTCGACACGGGCGCGATGCGCCGGCAAGCGCGGAAGTGGCTCGACATGCTCGGCGCCGCGCGCATCGATCCGCACATGGAAGCGGGGCGGCTGTCGATCGGCCAGCAGCAGATGGTGGAAATCGCGAAGGCGCTGTCGCTCGACGCGCAGGTGCTGGTGATGGACGAACCGACCGCCGCGCTGACCGACCGCGAAATCGAGACGCTCTTCAAGATCATGCGCGACTTGAAGGCGCGCGGCGTGGCCATCGTCTATGTGTCGCATCGGATGGAAGAGATCTTCCAGATCTGCGACAAGCTCAGCGTGCTGCGCGACGGCAAATTCGTCGGTGAGCGGGCCATCGCGGACACGCATTTCGAAGACGTGGTGCGCCTGATGGTGGGCCGCGAAATTGGCGAGCGCTTTCCGCGCCGCGATACGACGCCCGGCGAAGTGCGCTTGAAAGTCTCGAACCTCGCCGACGACGGTCATATCTCCGGCATTTCGTTCGACGTCCGCGCGGGGGAAGTGCTGGGCGTCGCGGGCCTGATGGGCGCGGGCCGCAGCGAAATCCTCAAGGCCCTGTTCGGCGCGAGCCGCAAGACGGCGGGGCAGATCACGCTCGACGGCCGCGCGCTCGACATTCGCGATCCGTCGAGCGCAATCGGCGCCGGTATCGGCTTCGTCACCGAAGACCGCAAGAGCCAGGGGCTCGTGCTCGGCATGTCGGTGCGCGAGAACGCCACGCTCGTTCACTTGAACCGATACGCGCGGCTTGGCGTCGTGAGCGATTCGGCGGAACGCGCGGCCGTCGCCGGTCTCATCAAGCAACTGCGCATTCGCACGCGCGACGCCGAACTCGACGTCAAGGCGCTCTCCGGCGGCAATCAGCAGAAGGTGGTGTTCGCCAAGTGGCTCGCGGAACCGCCGAAGGTGCTGCTGCTCGACGAACCGACGCGCGGCGTCGACGTGGGCGGCAAGGCCGAGATCTACACGATCGTCAACCAGCTCGCGGCGCTGGGCGTGGCGATCGTGATGGTGTCGTCGGAATTGCCGGAAGTGCTCGCGATGAGCGACCGCATCCTCGTCATGCACCAGGGCCGCCAAAACGGCATCTTCGCCGCCGCCGACGCCACCCAGGAATCGATCATGACCGCCGCCACGGGCGGCACGCCGGCGCAAGCGGCGATGGCCGCCGCTTGAATCCCATGAGAGTCGCATGACCGAAGCCGCGCCATTGTTCATTCAACCGGCGGCCGCTCCCGCCGCTACCGAGTACCGAGACCGTGCAATCCATCCTGACACCCAGTAACAAGGCCACGCTGCAAAAGCTCGGGCCGTTCATCGCGCTCGTGATCGTGGCGGTCGGCCTGTCGCTGACGAGCCCCGATTTCCTCACCGTCGGCAACTTGCTCAACGTGATGCGCCAGGCGTCGATCAACGCGTTGATCGGCTTCGGCATGACGCTCGTGATCCTGCTCGGCGGCATCGATTTGTCGGTCGGGTCGATCCTGGCGCTGTCGTCGGTGACGATCGCGAGCCTGATGCAGTCGGGCATGCCGCCGATGCTGGCCACCGCGCTCGGCATCGTCGCCGGCGGTCTGATGGGCCTCGTCAACGGTCTCGTGATCAGCAAGGGCAAGGTCGCGCCGTTCATCGCCACGCTCGGTTCGATGACCGTGCTGCGCGGCCTCGCGCTGGTGGTCTCCGACGGCAGCCCGATCAGCAACTTCAACAGCGATGTCTTCTCGATGCTCGGCGGCGGCTACGTGGCGCGCCTGATCCCGATTCCCGTCGTGCTGATGCTGATCATGTTCGGCGTGTTCTGGTTCGTGCTGCGCAAGACCGTGTTCGGCCGCCACGTCTACGCGACGGGCGGCAACGCCGATTCGGCGCGGCTGTCGGGCGTGAAGGTCGATCGCGTGCAGCTGTGGGTGTACTCGATTTCCGGCGTGATGGCGGCGCTCGCGGGCGTGGTGCTCACCTCGCGCCTGAATTCCGCGCAGCCGACCGCGGGCACCGGCTACGAACTCGACGCGATCGCCGCCGTCGTGCTCGGCGGCACGAGCCTGACGGGCGGCCGCGGCTGGATCTTCGGCACGCTCGTCGGCGCGCTGCTGATCGGCGTGTTGAACAACGGCCTGAATCTGCTGGGCGTCTCGTCGTTCTATCAGCAAGTCGTCAAGGGCGGCGTGATTCTGCTGGCCGTGCTGATCGATCGCGCGAACAAGAAGTAAGCAAGAAGCAGTTCATCACTCTACATAGACATGAATAGGAGATCACCCATGAAACGAATCATTTCGCCGCTCGTCGCGAGCCTGCTGGTGCTCGGCATCGTCGCGTGCTCGAAGCAGGGCCCGGACAGCACGGCCGCATCGGCCGGCGATCAGGCATCGGGCAGCGCGGCCAACGGCGCCATGACCGTGGGCTTGTCGATTTCGACGCTCAACAATCCGTTCTTCGTCTCGCTCAAGAAGGGCGCCGAGGACGAAGCGAAGAAAGAAGGCATCACGCTCATCACCGTCGACGCCCAGAACGACCCGGCCAAGCAGCAAGCGAGCGTCGAAGACCTGATCCAGAAGAAGGTCAGCGTCATCCTGATCAACCCGACCGACTCGTCGGCCGTCGCCAACGTCGTGAAGGAAGCGACGGGCAAGGGCATCAAGGTGGTGTCGCTCGACCGCAGCGTGAACGGCGCGGATGTGAGCTCGCACATCGCGTCGGACAATACGGCAGGCGGCAAGATGGCAGCCGATTTCATGCTCTTGAAGCTCGGCGGCAAGGGCAACGTGGTCGAGCTGCAGGGGATTCCGGGCTCGTCGGCCGCACGCGAGCGCGGCGCCGGCTTCGATACGGCCATCGCTGCCGGCAACGGCGTGAAGGTTGTCACCAAGCAGCCGGCCGACTTCGATCGCGCGAAGGGGCTGTCGGTGATGGAAAACGTCATCCAGGGCAACAAGGACATCCAAGGCGTGTTTGCGCAGAACGACGAGATGGCCCTGGGCGCGGTCAAGGCGATCCAGGCGGCGGGGCTCAAGAACGTGATCGTGGTCGGCTTCGACGCCACCGATGACGCCGTCGCCGCCGTCAAGGCCGGCAACATGGCCGCGACCGTGCAGCAGCAGCCGGAGCTGATCGGCCAGTACGGCGTGCAGACCGCGAAAAAGCTCGTCGACGGCCAGCCGGTCGACAAGTTCATCCCGGTCCCGCTCAATCTCTACAAGCCGTAAGAGAGCAGGCAAAGCGAGTATTTTGCCCATCACGCCGGCGTAGTACTATCGGGCCCTGACATCTGCCTGTCTGCCGAGAGGAAACGCCAGCGTGACCCAGTTCGAGCGCCTGACCATCGACGATATTGCCCGCCTCGCGAAAGTTTCGCGCACGACGGCGAGCATGGTGCTCAATGGCTACGCCGAACGCTACCGCATCTCGGCGGCCACCGTCGAACGCGTCTTGCAGGTCGCGAAGGAACATCACTTCACGCCGTCGCAATCGGCCCGGGCGCTGCGCTCGCGGCGCAGCAACACCATCGGCCTCGTCATCCCCGATCTCACCAACTCCGCGCACGCGGCGCTCGCGCAGTCGATGGAAACGCTATGCCGTGACGAATACGGCTATCAGCTGGTGGTCGTGACCAGCGACGAAGACCCGACGCGCGAAACCGAAGGCATCGCGCATCTGGTCTCGCATCAGGTGGACGGCATGATCGTGGTGCCGTGCACGGCCGACGCGAAGCGCTATCAAAAGTGGGTGAAGCGGCTGCCGCTGGTGTTCGCCGACCGTCGCGTCGACGATGCCGATATCCCCTACGTCGTGACCGACGCCACCGAAACGGTCGCGACGCTGATCGGCGATGCGCTGACGCAGGGCGCTCGCGAGGTTGTGTACTTCGGCGGCCAGCCGGAGCTGTCGGCGAGCCGCGACCGGCTGGCGGGCTACCGCCAGGCACTGGCGGCGCACGGCGTGACGGAGCACGACGATTGGGTGTTCCAGCGCGACTACCAGCGCGAATCGGGACACGCGCTGATGGAGGCTTGGTTCGCGGCTCACCAGCGTTATCCCGAGGTGCTGTTCGCGGGCTCCATCACGTTGCTCGAGGGCGTGCTGTCGTTCATCAATCAAGCGCATAAGCTCGGTCAAGCGCCGGGCCGGCTGATGGTATTCGACGATCATCAACTGCTCGACTGCCTGCCGCTTTCCATCGACGCCATCGTGCAGGATAGCCAGCAACTGGCGGCTCAAAGCTTGCGACGGGTGCTCGATATGCTCGAAGGGGCGGGTAAGCCGGAGTCGCTGCAGGTGCCGGCGCGGATTCACTATCGGCGCACGCGATAACACCGGGCACAGCGATGGGCTTCATCGCGTGGCGGGTCGATGCTGACCAGCACACCTGATCAAACGACAAGCGTCGCCGAAAAATGGCACGCCCGATCTTTTCATTCCGACCATTATTCGCCGGGCCTTATGCCCGATATCCGGCACATCAAGAGCGGATAACGCGTGCCGTAAACGCAAGCTGAGCGCATTCCGGAGCGGCGGGAGACACCGCGGCATGCGCGACACAACTCAATTGCGTAATAAGGATGGCGAAATGAAATGGTTTGACAATTTGACTGTCCTGAGAAAGCTGCTGTGCGCGTTCGCCGTCGTCATCGGCTTCGGCGTGCTCGTGGGGGTGGCGGGGTTGCGGAGCCTGTCGTCGATGCACCAGATCGCCGACGACATCGGCAACCGTCACATGGACGGCCTCTACTGGATGGAAGAGGCGAACAAGCACAAGCTCGATACCGATCTCGCCGCCGCGAACATGAGCTTTGCGCCCGATGATGCCGCCCGGCAGCAACTGAAGGACGGCATCGCCGCTTCGCTCAAGGAGATGCACGACGGGTTCGACCACTATCGGGCGACGCTGTCCACCGACAAAGGCCAGGCGCTGTTCGACGAGGTCCTGAAGAAGAACGCCGTCTGGGAAGGCATTGTGCGAGTCGAGGTCGGTGTCGACCCGGCGCCGGCCGGCGTCGATCATGCGGAGCTCGTGCGCCGGGCGATTGCGGCGAGTGTCGCGCTGCGCGACACGATCGGCACGCTGATCGAGTATCAGCGCTCGCTTGCGACCGACGCGCAGAAAAACGCGATCGCGACCTTTCAGTCGATGCGGCGCGTGATGATCGCGCTGCTGCTCGCGTCGATCGCCGCGGGCGCGCTGCTGGCGGCGCTGATCGCACGCCGCCTGTCGCGCCAGCTGGGCGGCGAGCCCGGCTACGCGATGGAGATCGCCAGCCGGATCGCGGCGGGGGACTTGGCGGTGCGCGTCGATACGCGCGCCGGCGACAGCACGAGCCTCCTCTATGCGCTCGAGGACATGCGCGACAAACTGGCCGGGATCGTCGGCGGCATCGGGGAGTCGAGCGAGTCGATTTCGCTGGCTTCCCACCAGATCGCGCAGGGCAACGCCGATTTGTCGCAGCGCACCGAAGAGCAGGCGGCGTCGCTCGAGGAAACCGCGTCGAGCATGGAAGAGCTGACCTCGACCGTGAGGCAGAACGCCGACAATGCGCAGCAAGCGAGCGGGCTGGCGCATGGCGCGTCGGAGGTCGCCGCGAAGGGCAGCGTGCTGGTCGGCGAGGTGGTCGAGACGATGCGCGAGCTCGCGAGCGGCTCGAAGCGGATGACTGACATCATCGCCGTGATCGAGAGCATCGCGTTCCAAACCAACATCCTGGCGCTGAACGCGGCCGTCGAAGCGGCGCGCGCGGGCGAGCAGGGGCGCGGGTTCGCGGTCGTGGCGGGCGAGGTGCGCTCGCTCGCGCAACGCAGCGCGGTGTCGGCCAAGGAGATCAAGGAGCTGATCGAAAGCTCGACGGAGCGGGTCGGCAGCGGCGCGGCGCTGGCCGAGCGGGCCGGCGAAACGATGGCGGAGGTCACGCAGGCCGTGCGGCGCGTGACCGACATCATGGGCGAGATCTCCGCGGCTTCCTCGGAGCAGAGCAAGGGTATCGAGCAGGTCAGCCTGGCGGTCGCGCAGATGGATCAGGTGACGCAGCAGAACGCGGCGCTCGTCGAGGAGGCGGCGGCCGCGGCGGGATCGATGGCCGATCAGGCGCGGCAGTTGAAGGCCGCTGTCGCCGTGTTCGATCTCGGCCGCCGGGAGCGGCGCGGCGTAGGCGCGCGGCACATTGAGCGGCACGTCGAGCGGCACGTCGAGCATCCGGCGGCCGCCGGCTTGGCCGCGACCGCCGAGTGGGCGCAATTCTGATCTGCTTGTCAGCGCCGGTGGCGCTCCTTAAACTCGCGCGTGATTCCAATACCCGCGCCGCATCGATCGTGCGCCGCGCCCATGCCCGGCGCCACGACGCCCGGTGCATTCACGCCGACTAAGAGCTAGAGGAGAACCCCCGCAATGGCCGATTCCTATTTCCCGCGCTGGCGCGAGCAGCCGCGTGCCGTCGAAGGCCGGGTCGTCAATACCGACGAGCGCCTGCCGTGGCCGCAAATGCTCGCGATGGGCGTGCAGCACGTCGTCGCGATGTTCGGTTCGACCGTGCTCGCCCCGCTTCTGATGGGCTTCGACCCGAACCTCTGCATCTTCATGTCCGGGATCGGGACGCTGCTCTTTTTCGTGCTCGTGGGCGGGCGCGTGCCGAGCTATCTCGGCTCGAGCTTTTCGTTCATCGGGCTGGTGATCGCGGTGACCGCCTATTCGGGCCACGGGCCGAACCCGAACATTCCCGTCGCGCTCGGCGGGATCGTCGCCTGCGGCGTCGTGTACGCGATCATCGGGCTCATCGTCTCGGCGGTCGGCACGAAGTGGATCGAGGCGCTGATGCCGCCCGTCGTGACCGGCTCGATCGTCGCGGTGATCGGCTTGAATCTCGCGCCGATCGCGGTCAAGGGCGTGAGCGGGTCGAGCTTCGATTCGTGGATGGCGGTCGTGACGGTGCTGTGCGTCGGCGGCGTCGCGGTGTTCGCGCGCGGCATGCTGCAACGGCTCTTGATTCTGGTCGGTCTCTTGATCGCTTACGTGATCTACGCGATCGTCACGAACGGGATGGGGCTCGGCAAGCCGATCGATTTTGCGATCGTCGCGAACGCGGCGTGGTTCGGTCTGCCCCACTTCATGGCCCCCACCTTCGACCCGCACGCGATGACGCTCCTCGCGCCGATCGCGGTGATCCTCGTCGCCGAGAACCTCGGGCACATCAAGGCGGTCAGCGCGATGACGGGGCAGAATCTCGATCCGTACATCGGCCGCGCCTTCATCGGCGACGGCTTGGCGACGATCGTTTCGGGCTTTTCGGGCGGCACGGGGGTGACGACCTACGCGGAGAACATCGGCGTGATGGCCGTCACCAAGATCTATTCGACGCTGGTGTTCGTGGTGGCGGCCCTGATCGCGCTGCTGCTCGGCTTCTCGCCGAAGTTCGGCGCGGTGATCCAGACGATTCCGGGGCCGGTGCTTGGCGGCGTGTCGATCGTCGTGTTCGGGCTGATCGCCGTGACCGGCGCGCGGATCTGGGTGGTCAACAAGGTCGATTTCTCGGACAACCGCAATCTGATCGTCGCGGCCGTGACGCTCGTGGTCGGCGCCGGCGACTTTTCGCTCAAGCTCGGCGGCTTCGGGCTGGGCGGGATCGGGACGGCGACCTTCGGCGCGATCATTCTGTACGCGATTCTGCGGCGCGAGGCCGTGCGCGGGCCGGTGCTGTAGGCGCCATCGAACGGCGGCCGTCCGCGCTCACGCCGGCGACCGCCCCTTCCCCCGCGTCACCACCGCCGTCTCCGACAAATCCACCTCCCGCATCAGCTTGTTCAGCGTTTCGTCGTTGATCTTGTGTTCGGCGAGGAGCTTGAGCAGCACCGCGCGCTCGGCGCGCATCGCAGCGATCCGCATCTGCTGCTCGAGCGCTTCCATGCGCCGCGCGACGTCGCTCGACGTCTTGCCGTCGCTGCCGAGCGCCGCGAGCCGGCGCCGGTAGACCTCCATCACGCGCGCCGTGACGTCCGCGAGCGACGCCGACGCCGACTCGTCGAGATCGGCCACGAGCTTGTCCTGCGCGTCGTGAAGCGCGCGGATCGCGGTCTGGGCTGCGAGGATGCGTGCGTTGCGCTCCTCGCCTGCGTGCGGGTCGAGTCCGATGCGCAGGCCGCGCAGCAAGAGCGGCAAGCCGATCACCGCAATCAAGAGCGAACCGAGAATCACGCCTGACGCGATGAAGATGGCCATCTCGCGTCCCGGCAGCGGCGCGCCGTTCGGCAGCACCTCCGGCAGCGACAGCACGGCCGCCAGCGAGATCGCGCCGCGCACGCCGCTCACCGTCGTCACGGCCGCCGTGCGCAGCCCCGGCACGGCGTTCGCCACGCCGTGCTTCGCCGCGCTGCGGCTCGCGAACCAGCGCAAGAGCCACACCCACGCGAAGCGGATCGCATAGAGCACCGCGAGCATCGCCGCGACATAGCCGACCAGGAGGATGACGAGCGCGTCGCTTTCGTGATGGGCGCTGATGAGCGCGCTGCCGATGATGTGCGGCAACTGCAGCCCGAGCAGGATGAACACCATCCCGTTGAAGACGAATTCGATCATCGTCCAGGTGCCGGCGGCGCGAACGCGCGCCGACACCGGCACTTTCTGCGAGGCGGCCGCGACGCCCATCGTCATGCCCGCGGCCACGGCGGCGAGGACGCCCGACCCGCCGAAGTGCTCGGCGAACAGATACGACGCGAACGGCACGAGCAGGCTCAGCACGATGCCGGGCGCGGGGTCGCCTTCGTCGCTGGACGGCAGAAATCGCCCGGCTATGAACGAGAAAATCCAGGCCACGGCCACGCCGGTCGCGAGGCCGCCCGCCGCGATGAACAGGAAGCTCGTCGACGCCTCGCGCAGCGAGAACACGCCGGTCAGCGCGGCGGCGATCGCGAACTTCAAGGCGACGAGACCGGACGCGTCGTTCATGAGCGCCTCGCCTTCGAGGATGTGCATCAAGTGCGGCGGAAGCCGGTTCTTGCCGGTGATGGCGCTGAGCGCGACGGCGTCGGTCGGCGACAAGACCGCCGCGAGCGCGAAGGCGACCGGCAGCGGCAGGCCCGGAATCACGAGATGCGCGAAGTAGCCGACCGCCAGCACGGTCATGAAGACGAGCCCGAGCGCGAGCATCAGGATCGCGCGGCGCTGCATGAAGAACTCGCGTTTCGGGATGCGCCAGCCGTCCGCGAAGAGGAGCGGCGGGATGAACAGCAGGATGAAGAGCTCGGGATCG comes from Trinickia violacea and encodes:
- the rbsB gene encoding ribose ABC transporter substrate-binding protein RbsB — encoded protein: MKRIISPLVASLLVLGIVACSKQGPDSTAASAGDQASGSAANGAMTVGLSISTLNNPFFVSLKKGAEDEAKKEGITLITVDAQNDPAKQQASVEDLIQKKVSVILINPTDSSAVANVVKEATGKGIKVVSLDRSVNGADVSSHIASDNTAGGKMAADFMLLKLGGKGNVVELQGIPGSSAARERGAGFDTAIAAGNGVKVVTKQPADFDRAKGLSVMENVIQGNKDIQGVFAQNDEMALGAVKAIQAAGLKNVIVVGFDATDDAVAAVKAGNMAATVQQQPELIGQYGVQTAKKLVDGQPVDKFIPVPLNLYKP
- a CDS encoding ATP citrate lyase citrate-binding domain-containing protein; its protein translation is MQVTGMLYGSKLLQFGGFPTADVLGPDASEEQIKALIDRHGSVFVKPVFKGGVGKKGKAGLVGRASDLRTALKEKERLYFVEHRHGNQCAKANGVTFEGAVPAEHEVYFSISDSTHFRAPTMTLTHHGGVDIEELEPGMIAQVPFDPLTGLKAFVVANALSQLNAPKEIISPLVQHLPKLWELYHNFGMTTLELNPIRMQPGKDGRLTPVACDFKCGFDRDDPRWQRLNLPAHLFAVDFSDFESEINQLRTYQGQSDVYVINERGTILAPTFGGGANSLVSEMLGDDAIISSDFGGNPPYEKMKEVARICFKHWLKQANVLFIIGGKSNNTDIFETLRAMADALREHFSQHGPTPLYVVVGRGGPNLIRGMGAMRDTCDALGLPYSIFGFDSDISEVIHYAKAADAWMKAGGREQVAAMINAAPAALA
- a CDS encoding LacI family DNA-binding transcriptional regulator: MTQFERLTIDDIARLAKVSRTTASMVLNGYAERYRISAATVERVLQVAKEHHFTPSQSARALRSRRSNTIGLVIPDLTNSAHAALAQSMETLCRDEYGYQLVVVTSDEDPTRETEGIAHLVSHQVDGMIVVPCTADAKRYQKWVKRLPLVFADRRVDDADIPYVVTDATETVATLIGDALTQGAREVVYFGGQPELSASRDRLAGYRQALAAHGVTEHDDWVFQRDYQRESGHALMEAWFAAHQRYPEVLFAGSITLLEGVLSFINQAHKLGQAPGRLMVFDDHQLLDCLPLSIDAIVQDSQQLAAQSLRRVLDMLEGAGKPESLQVPARIHYRRTR
- a CDS encoding methyl-accepting chemotaxis protein, with product MKWFDNLTVLRKLLCAFAVVIGFGVLVGVAGLRSLSSMHQIADDIGNRHMDGLYWMEEANKHKLDTDLAAANMSFAPDDAARQQLKDGIAASLKEMHDGFDHYRATLSTDKGQALFDEVLKKNAVWEGIVRVEVGVDPAPAGVDHAELVRRAIAASVALRDTIGTLIEYQRSLATDAQKNAIATFQSMRRVMIALLLASIAAGALLAALIARRLSRQLGGEPGYAMEIASRIAAGDLAVRVDTRAGDSTSLLYALEDMRDKLAGIVGGIGESSESISLASHQIAQGNADLSQRTEEQAASLEETASSMEELTSTVRQNADNAQQASGLAHGASEVAAKGSVLVGEVVETMRELASGSKRMTDIIAVIESIAFQTNILALNAAVEAARAGEQGRGFAVVAGEVRSLAQRSAVSAKEIKELIESSTERVGSGAALAERAGETMAEVTQAVRRVTDIMGEISAASSEQSKGIEQVSLAVAQMDQVTQQNAALVEEAAAAAGSMADQARQLKAAVAVFDLGRRERRGVGARHIERHVERHVEHPAAAGLAATAEWAQF
- the rbsD gene encoding D-ribose pyranase → MKKLGHLNRDIARVLAGMGHTDSLVIADCGLPIPDGVECIDVSLKIGTPGFFDVLDTVLADFKVERAVFASESLTQNTAVAGRAGQFAKTGVGIEYVAHEDFKRLCKHAKAVIRTGECSPYANVILHSGVIF
- a CDS encoding sugar ABC transporter ATP-binding protein, with translation MQVTLHGICKAFGPVRVLENVDFNIGAGEIHALMGENGAGKSTLMKILSGVYQADAGEIAIDGKSVQIRHTVDAERLGIAIIHQELNLIPQLTVMENLFLGREPRRFGVVDTGAMRRQARKWLDMLGAARIDPHMEAGRLSIGQQQMVEIAKALSLDAQVLVMDEPTAALTDREIETLFKIMRDLKARGVAIVYVSHRMEEIFQICDKLSVLRDGKFVGERAIADTHFEDVVRLMVGREIGERFPRRDTTPGEVRLKVSNLADDGHISGISFDVRAGEVLGVAGLMGAGRSEILKALFGASRKTAGQITLDGRALDIRDPSSAIGAGIGFVTEDRKSQGLVLGMSVRENATLVHLNRYARLGVVSDSAERAAVAGLIKQLRIRTRDAELDVKALSGGNQQKVVFAKWLAEPPKVLLLDEPTRGVDVGGKAEIYTIVNQLAALGVAIVMVSSELPEVLAMSDRILVMHQGRQNGIFAAADATQESIMTAATGGTPAQAAMAAA
- a CDS encoding ABC transporter permease; the encoded protein is MQSILTPSNKATLQKLGPFIALVIVAVGLSLTSPDFLTVGNLLNVMRQASINALIGFGMTLVILLGGIDLSVGSILALSSVTIASLMQSGMPPMLATALGIVAGGLMGLVNGLVISKGKVAPFIATLGSMTVLRGLALVVSDGSPISNFNSDVFSMLGGGYVARLIPIPVVLMLIMFGVFWFVLRKTVFGRHVYATGGNADSARLSGVKVDRVQLWVYSISGVMAALAGVVLTSRLNSAQPTAGTGYELDAIAAVVLGGTSLTGGRGWIFGTLVGALLIGVLNNGLNLLGVSSFYQQVVKGGVILLAVLIDRANKK
- the rbsK gene encoding ribokinase → MARVVVVGSINMDLVTETDTFPRLGETLFGKRFAQYPGGKGANQAVAAARLGAEVTMIGCVGADAFGDAMKAMLVNEGVDTRWVSTGREATGIAAITLSAGDNAIVVVPGANHELSPADVDRAEQAFHDADVVLAQLEVPLATVRHAARVAHAYGKPFFLNPAPAVALPDELLELTTLLTPNEHELATALQTHGADWKAVLQRMPGRIAMTHGKDGAYYTTDDGDLQHQPGFAVQAVDTTGAGDTFNGALAAFWHLGVAEAMRRANAAGALSVTRAGAQGGMPTLSELERFLTNP